A stretch of Babesia bigemina genome assembly Bbig001, chromosome : III DNA encodes these proteins:
- a CDS encoding eukaryotic translation initiation factor 3 subunit 7, putative, which produces MTGFNVVANFNATGWGPDETDAKTVESCLGGLNKLPLEPNLKLDRQIRICDFTFLTYQKSIRDAGRFGRQQPPVVLDEEMQFQTVDGRSLVKTKTMQHYRRKVVPKQTTQAFNQKQMEEEAMIMSAKQKHPDVRKQRMMHQRTNRSNARHHTFNEWSIEPLPSWQLLTEIPFSQLSKLDLHGGQVVGTDVMWRGKLGVYDKRMDHISAKAEMLLQIPTTQCDYYWTSTNDDDCIVDYLLANGQSDSQADEGAAPVADKIVLGATDQILSVLMTAARSKYSWHLNVTKIGNQIIVDKTNGSIVDMLTVNETSPEPPMPDAEVKINRPPALGHEAVKVNQRIRQQVLVPGELTDEFEQPPFVEEGDNPSTMAYRYRTFNIPGNNHGQGWERVPIHVITRGEIHARVQGIPNAGYTYVCALNEVPHKTHKSWRTQIETQKGALLANEMRNNTAKMQRFAACAMISGCDTLKLAYISRRTPSDAEHHSILGIHTYTTENLAVQMGLNMRNAWAVVRLICAMIASKPDGQYTLVKDPLKPNIRLYAVPDEEDGDFQAKE; this is translated from the coding sequence ATGACGGGTTTTAATGTTGTGGCGAATTTCAACGCCACGGGCTGGGGTCCCGACGAGACCGATGCGAAAACCGTGGAGTCTTGCCTCGGCGGACTCAACAAGCTTCCGCTGGAGCCAAACTTGAAGCTGGACCGCCAGATTCGCATATGCGACTTCACCTTCTTGACGTACCAAAAGTCCATCCGCGACGCTGGGCGCTTCGGCCGCCAGCAGCCGCCGGTTGTTCTGGATGAGGAGATGCAGTTCCAGACGGTCGACGGCAGGTCGCTGGTCAAGACGAAGACCATGCAGCACTACCGTCGCAAGGTCGTGCCGAAGCAGACGACCCAGGCGTTCAACCAGAAGCAGATGGAAGAGGAGGCCATGATAATGTCGGCCAAGCAGAAGCACCCCGATGTCCGCAAACAGCGTATGATGCACCAGCGCACCAACCGCTCCAACGCCCGCCACCACACGTTCAACGAGTGGAGCATCGAGCCGCTTCCAAGCTGGCAGCTGCTTACGGAAATCCCGTTCAGCCAGCTCTCGAAGTTGGACCTCCATGGGGGCCAGGTTGTGGGTACCGACGTCATGTGGCGTGGCAAGCTGGGCGTCTACGACAAGCGCATGGACCACATATCTGCCAAGGCGGAAATGCTGCTCCAGATTCCCACCACGCAGTGCGACTACTACTGGACCTCCACCAACGACGACGACTGCATCGTGGACTACTTGCTGGCGAACGGTCAAAGCGACTCTCAGGCCGACGAGGGCGCCGCTCCGGTCGCCGACAAGATTGTTCTCGGCGCCACGGATCAGATATTGTCAGTGCTCATGACGGCTGCGCGCTCCAAGTACAGTTGGCATCTGAACGTGACCAAGATCGGCAACCAGATCATTGTGGACAAGACGAACGGCTCCATCGTTGACATGTTGACTGTCaacgagacatcgccagaacCTCCCATGCCAGACGCGGAGGTGAAGATCAACCGCCCGCCAGCACTCGGCCATGAGGCCGTGAAGGTCAACCAGCGCATACGCCAGCAGGTGCTTGTGCCTGGTGAGCTGACCGACGAGTTCGAGCAGCCGCCATTTGTGGAGGAGGGCGACAACCCTTCCACAATGGCGTACCGCTACAGGACGTTCAACATCCCAGGCAACAACCACGGTCAGGGATGGGAGCGCGTGCCGATACACGTGATCACGCGTGGTGAAATCCATGCGCGCGTGCAGGGAATACCCAACGCGGGCTACACGTACGTCTGCGCCTTGAACGAGGTGCCGCACAAGACGCACAAATCGTGGCGTACGCAGATCGAGACTCAGAAGGGTGCGCTGCTGGCCAACGAGATGCGCAACAACACGGCGAAAATGCAGCGGTTCGCCGCTTGCGCCATGATCAGCGGATGCGACACCTTGAAGCTGGCTTACATCTCGCGGCGTACGCCTAGTGATGCCGAGCACCACTCGATTCTCGGCATTCACACGTACACAACCGAGAACCTGGCCGTGCAGATGGGTCTCAATATGCGCAACGCCTGGGCCGTGGTCCGCCTGATATGCGCCATGATCGCGTCCAAGCCAGACGGCCAgtacactttggtcaaggACCCGCTGAAGCCCAACATTCGTCTGTACGCGGTGCCGGACGAGGAAGACGGCGATTTCCAGGCGAAAGAGTGA
- a CDS encoding patatin-like phospholipase family protein, putative, with amino-acid sequence MWPIHAKLSLYILLTCLGMWSGKQTLQGARFLPGYLFAASKKANAQGFVVAATGGINAAAQDNGHSIGPGDDRHGKSSKKNILGRRRRCDTDSLLNCNPCGDTIVADTASDLAAPVSKSSTADSTVLGFIQELLARIGSTKGPPKQHVALNALRVLIESQPACINSLERLNIIDTFVSVLKQRYQRSFWSVLQSYFRSNSRLEEMQWKAMETTLLTILLTICRSNVKLRSVMAKNERFKSLLLTMYNHNKKKDDKNTNLAKKHGKRSSAKSNSELETDAEDAYQIPVARYDTSPYNMRDAAWLAASGERSGAMDVLSLQTRGLIRELMFMCGIDVESQNLKQQGASAKAKPAARQLVAVPVDTSVPIDAPAQGTNLPNQWQLPVPPMLLESSDGWWKGKAGQPKPRLLWIPYFYVPKNTKVEDAVKRHLLINLGDSAGEKVDLTNLLNVTIEHPRNKAANVVYGMLLLCKEGSDKSNGGCSLYTQTSSAKHKGNYVLISNIQVGKSKEINGSVVAGNLLKNMQRNESLKTITRVVNELWALVGSKDPDVLNELFRDLDFEFLAEVLNRSLVYTVRSDVFEQVSSNIETPSNGSGAYAMLQKLRRTVEGCLHKVMPKLRDSFWDKIFERSTDTMPATEQETTPSPENVLNNIRPCKKEADIARRLQTVVLGFLIDLIYMDGSRSLNKIRRATPLVDAVLRLRATFPAVHTLTEALDNELEDFAPLIDRRRNDARHTTNVIYKYIDRLSADDLTNMRSRKRDNFGNITTKASDWCKESWTRQKTIPRAIIGPFFNAHKLLNMLGHHEQDIFKGRGLRVLSIDGGGTKGVVVLEILEQIEKLLGRPLHEVFDFICGTSCGGIIGALLALEKGSIADIRRVFEDFMVKVFNKDSYHVTGRRLITRHAYYDEKMLYDSLRSVFGNAELIDYSVDPAAPKFCCLSAQLDVFPLNPIVWRNYNYPPDTVPGEENPMRDGSCAIMTADALRATTAAPTYFPLMERNGALYGDGALYANNPSLVALLEARLVYPNVPIDLLVSVGSGDWEREDIAQLSQNYVADKSKKTSAVESGCFRAEFSDGEDEVIAEAPLEEEQMLVTDASDCLLRSVNRPTNGKNKSVVGYHKIFNHLVCSATNTDTVHTALQALMSKKNYVRLNPVVPVVRIDDTNKEVLDDLKARTKTYMSGDLQQQALQRIKEAITHTHDWQRVAPEQHSTQTTQTE; translated from the coding sequence ATGTGGCCCATACATGCGAAGCTCAGCCTCTATATCCTACTCACATGTCTGGGCATGTGGAGCGGGAAACAGACGCTGCAGGGTGCGAGATTCCTCCCCGGCTATCTGTTCGCTGCGTCCAAAAAAGCAAATGCACAGGGCTTCGTCGTCGCCGCTACCGGCGGCATTAACGCTGCCGCGCAAGATAATGGACACTCAATCGGACCGGGAGACGACAGGCACGGCAAAAGTTCCAAAAAGAACATCCTGGGGCGGAGGCGGCGGTGTGACACGGACTCCTTGCTGAATTGCAACCCGTGCGGCGATACTATCGTCGCAGATACCGCCAGTGATCTTGCTGCGCCGGTCAGTAAGAGTTCAACAGCTGACTCCACGGTCTTGGGATTCATTCAGGAGCTTCTCGCGAGAATCGGCTCCACCAAGGGCCCACCGAAGCAGCATGTCGCCCTTAACGCTTTGCGGGTTCTCATTGAGAGCCAGCCTGCCTGCATTAACAGCTTGGAGCGTCTAAACATTATAGATACTTTTGTCAGTGTGCTCAAGCAGCGCTACCAACGGAGTTTCTGGAGCGTCCTGCAGAGCTACTTCCGGTCAAATTCGCGGTTGGAGGAAATGCAGTGGAAGGCCATGGAGACCACTCTGCTCACAATTCTGCTGACAATTTGCCGCAGCAACGtgaagctgcgcagcgtAATGGCCAAGAATGAGCGCTTCAAGAGTCTTTTGCTGACCATGTACAACCATAATAAGAAAAAGGATGACAAAAACACCAATTTGGCAAAGAAGCATGGCAAACGTTCTTCTGCTAAATCAAACAGCGAATTAGAGACTGACGCCGAGGACGCATACCAAATTCCTGTCGCGAGGTACGACACTTCGCCGTATAATATGCGCGATGCGGCGTGGCTGGCTGCTTCCGGCGAACGTTCGGGAGCCATGGACGTGTTATCACTGCAGACAAGGGGGCTCATCCGTGAACTCATGTTTATGTGTGGGATCGACGTCGAGTCGCAAAACTTGAAGCAGCAGGGTGCCTCCGCGAAGGCAAAGCCAGCCGCGCGCCAATTAGTCGCCGTCCCAGTTGACACGTCGGTGCCGATTGACGCGCCTGCTCAAGGAACAAATCTGCCCAACCAGTGGCAATTGCCGGTGCCGCCGATGCTGCTGGAATCTAGCGATGGCTGGTGGAAGGGTAAGGCGGGACAGCCCAAGCCCAGGTTGTTGTGGATACCGTACTTCTATGTACCGAAAAACACCAAGGTGGAAGATGCTGTCAAACGCCACTTGCTCATTAACCTGGGTGACTCCGCTGGTGAAAAGGTTGATTTGACTAATCTACTAAACGTCACCATCGAGCATCCGCGCAACAAAGCCGCAAATGTGGTGTACGGGATGCTGCTGCTCTGCAAGGAGGGGTCGGATAAGTCTAATGGCGGATGCAGTCTCTATACGCAAACGTCCAGCGCGAAGCACAAGGGCAATTACGTCCTGATATCTAACATACAGGTTGGTAAATCGAAGGAAATCAATGGATCGGTTGTGGCCGGGAATCTCCTCAAGAATATGCAGCGTAACGAATCCCTCAAAACTATAACACGCGTGGTGAACGAGCTCTGGGCGTTGGTGGGATCAAAGGACCCAGACGTGTTAAACGAGTTGTTCCGGGACCTGGACTTTGAATTTCTGGCCGAGGTCCTCAATCGCTCGTTGGTGTACACTGTACGCAGTGACGTCTTTGAGCAGGTGTCGTCGAACATCGAAACGCCCTCGAATGGCTCAGGGGCTTACGCTATGCTGCAGAAACTCCGACGAACGGTTGAGGGGTGCCTGCATAAGGTCATGCCCAAATTGCGCGACTCGTTTTGGGACAAAATTTTTGAGAGGAGCACTGACACCATGCCTGCAACCGAGCAAGAGACGACTCCGTCCCCAGAGAATGTTCTCAACAATATACGGCCGTGCAAAAAAGAGGCAGATATCGCACGTCGGCTGCAAACCGTGGTTTTGGGTTTTCTGATAGACCTTATATACATGGATGGCAGCCGCAGTCTGAACAAAATACGCCGCGCGACCCCACTGGTTGACGCTGTGTTACGCCTAAGAGCGACTTTTCCCGCCGTGCACACGCTCACTGAGGCGCTGGATAACGAACTGGAAGATTTTGCGCCCCTGATAGATAGGAGAAGGAATGACGCACGGCACACGACGAATGTTATATACAAGTACATAGACCGTTTGTCTGCGGATGACTTGACAAATATGCGCTCGCGAAAACGTGACAACTTCGGCAACATCACTACCAAGGCTTCGGATTGGTGTAAAGAGAGCTGGACGAGACAGAAAACAATACCCCGGGCAATCATCGGGCCGTTCTTCAACGCACacaagctgctgaacaTGCTCGGCCACCACGAGCAAGATATTTTTAAAGGTCGCGGTTTGCGGGTACTCAGCattgacggcggcggcactAAGGGGGTGGTTGTGTTGGAGATTTTGGAGCAAATAGAAAAATTGCTAGGCAGGCCCCTACATGAAGTATTCGACTTCATATGTGGCACGTCTTGTGGAGGCATCATCGGAGCGCTTCTCGCCCTCGAAAAGGGCAGTATCGCCGATATCCGACGCGTGTTTGAAGATTTCATGGTGAAGGTGTTCAACAAGGATTCGTACCACGTTACCGGACGAAGGCTAATTACGCGACACGCGTACTACGACGAGAAGATGTTGTACGATAGCTTGCGTTCCGTGTTTGGGAACGCGGAGCTTATCGACTACTCCGTGGACCCTGCGGCCCCTAAGTTCTGCTGTCTGTCGGCCCAGCTGGATGTATTCCCTCTGAACCCGATCGTTTGGAGGAATTACAACTACCCCCCGGATACCGTACCGGGAGAGGAAAACCCCATGCGTGATGGCTCATGCGCCATAATGACGGCCGACGCGCTGCGTGCAACCACTGCAGCGCCGACCTACTTCCCGCTCATGGAGCGCAACGGGGCGCTGTACGGTGACGGGGCGCTGTACGCCAACAACCCGAGTCTGGTGGCTCTGCTGGAGGCCAGACTGGTGTATCCCAACGTACCCATCGACCTACTGGTGAGCGTCGGTAGCGGTGACTGGGAGAGGGAGGATATCGCACAACTATCGCAAAATTATGTCGCGGACAAATCGAAGAAAACGTCCGCTGTAGAGAGCGGGTGCTTCAGGGCGGAGTTCTCCGATGGGGAGGACGAAGTGATCGCGGAAGCACCTTTAGAGGAAGAGCAGATGCTGGTGACAGATGCAAGCGACTGTCTTCTGCGCTCCGTGAACAGACCGACCAACGGCAAGAACAAGTCGGTCGTGGGGTACCACAAAATTTTTAACCACCTGGTTTGCTCGGCCACGAACACCGACACGGTGCACACAGCGCTCCAGGCTCTCATGTCCAAGAAGAATTACGTGCGCCTAAACCCCGTGGTGCCTGTAGTACGCATCGACGACACAAACAAGGAGGTCCTGGACGACCTCAAGGCACGTACAAAGACATACATGTCAGGcgacctgcagcagcaggcgctCCAGCGAATAAAGGAGGCCATCACACATACGCATGATTGGCAGAGAGTGGCCCCTGAACAACACAGCACCCAAACGACACAAACGGAGTAA